The Pyrobaculum sp. 3827-6 genome has a segment encoding these proteins:
- a CDS encoding MBL fold metallo-hydrolase produces MEIRPVGEESLGVRSMCLYVETRDVRILLDAGVSLAPRRFGLPPHPRELERARAVRAEIMRLAEGADVVTISHYHRDHFTQWYPSTYMATDGETYRRVYGGRKVLAKSPHDLNWSQRRRHYGLAKALQEAGAEVAYADGGEWRFEGTVVKASQSLWHGPAGSKTGRVVAFAVLDGEERLAFVPDVEGPVEPEPVDFLREVRPTIVVLGGPPTYLNWELDKPLAYLREVVDLGPRVLVLAHHLLRDAEWRGKVAPVLEYAERRGVAVTTYAGLLGRGEELLEARRRELYQAEPAEAAARDEDEED; encoded by the coding sequence ATGGAGATCCGTCCGGTGGGCGAGGAGTCGCTGGGGGTTCGCTCCATGTGTCTCTACGTGGAGACGAGAGACGTCCGGATTCTACTCGACGCCGGGGTCTCCCTAGCGCCTAGGCGCTTCGGCCTCCCGCCGCACCCCCGGGAGCTGGAGCGGGCCAGGGCCGTGAGGGCCGAGATTATGAGACTGGCGGAGGGGGCCGACGTGGTGACCATAAGCCACTACCACAGAGACCACTTCACGCAGTGGTACCCCAGCACCTACATGGCCACAGACGGGGAGACTTACAGAAGGGTGTACGGGGGGAGGAAGGTCCTCGCCAAGAGCCCCCACGACCTTAACTGGTCGCAGAGGAGGCGCCACTACGGCCTCGCCAAGGCTCTGCAGGAGGCGGGGGCGGAGGTGGCATACGCCGACGGGGGCGAGTGGCGCTTCGAGGGGACGGTGGTGAAGGCGTCGCAGTCTCTGTGGCACGGCCCCGCCGGCTCGAAGACGGGAAGGGTCGTGGCGTTCGCCGTCTTAGACGGGGAGGAGAGGCTCGCCTTCGTGCCGGATGTGGAGGGGCCCGTAGAGCCAGAGCCCGTGGATTTCCTCAGAGAGGTGAGGCCCACGATCGTGGTGCTCGGCGGGCCGCCGACTTATCTCAACTGGGAGCTGGACAAGCCTCTGGCCTATCTACGGGAGGTGGTGGACCTCGGGCCCCGGGTGCTCGTGCTGGCGCACCACCTGCTGAGAGACGCCGAGTGGAGGGGGAAGGTGGCGCCGGTGTTGGAATACGCAGAGCGGAGGGGGGTCGCGGTTACGACCTACGCGGGGTTGCTGGGCAGGGGCGAGGAGTTGCTGGAGGCGCGGAGGAGGGAGCTCTATCAAGCAGAGCCGGCAGAGGCCGCGGCACGCGACGAGGACGAGGAGGATTAG
- a CDS encoding bifunctional alpha,alpha-trehalose-phosphate synthase (UDP-forming)/trehalose-phosphatase, giving the protein MRLFIVSNRLPVTVVRRDGGVEIRESVGGLATAMKSFLEATDGGRGLGFGEVLWVGWSGLRAEVEGEEVRARLRERGLLAVPLSEEDVSLFYEGFCNSTLWPLFHSFTVYTVFDRRFWEAYVRVQQRFAETVASLAEPGDLVWVHDYHLMLLPAMLREAVPDLAVGFFLHIPFPPPEILQLMPPQWRTSILEGVLASDLVGFHIHEYVNNFLRSVAKFLGYRVEVGVVHVGRRRVRVGAFPIGINFEMFHNSALSPDVQTAAEELRQRLRGLKIVFSIDRLDYTKGVINRVRAWERFLREHPEWRRRATFVLVVVPSRTGVPQYDAMKREIEREVGRINGELGEVDWVPIIYISRFIPTPTLHALYNVADVALITPLRDGMNLVSKEYVASRRDCRGVLILSETAGAAHELVEALIVNPNDESAMVEAIARALSMEPEEQCRRLRAMQERIRQNDVVKWAVDFIKATVEAYGEAREAAASATAALLDGEAAAQVAEAFRRAGKRLLILDYDGTLVPHYPYAYQAVPDGALLSLLKDLASLPGTAVAVVSGRPREFLEAWLGALPLYFVAEHGAFVKEPGGGWRQFYPIDTGWKTAVKRVMEEYTLRTPGSYVEEKETAVVWHYRNVEPEVGEQAAQRLVEALSGLLQGAPAIVVRGSKVVEVRPAGVNKGAAAKWLIEQLRPDFVLVAGDDATDEDMFREVPGEAYTVKVGRGDTAARFYVPTYKRLRELLHSLRKAAATSA; this is encoded by the coding sequence GTGAGGCTTTTTATCGTGTCTAACAGATTGCCTGTGACGGTGGTTAGGAGGGATGGGGGGGTTGAGATTAGGGAGTCGGTGGGCGGCCTCGCGACGGCGATGAAGTCTTTCCTCGAGGCAACGGATGGTGGGAGGGGGCTAGGCTTTGGGGAGGTGCTGTGGGTTGGGTGGTCTGGGTTGAGGGCTGAGGTGGAGGGGGAGGAGGTTAGGGCTAGGCTTCGGGAGAGGGGGCTTCTAGCCGTGCCTCTCTCGGAGGAGGACGTTTCGCTTTTCTACGAGGGCTTTTGCAACTCGACGCTGTGGCCGCTGTTCCACAGCTTTACGGTGTACACCGTTTTCGATAGGCGTTTCTGGGAGGCGTACGTGAGGGTTCAGCAGAGGTTTGCAGAGACGGTGGCGTCTCTGGCGGAGCCCGGCGACTTGGTGTGGGTGCACGACTACCACCTGATGCTCCTCCCGGCGATGCTTAGAGAGGCCGTCCCCGACCTGGCGGTGGGGTTCTTTCTACACATACCATTCCCCCCTCCGGAGATTCTCCAGCTCATGCCACCGCAGTGGAGGACCTCGATCCTAGAGGGAGTCCTCGCCTCTGATCTGGTGGGCTTCCACATCCATGAGTATGTGAACAACTTTCTGCGGTCTGTCGCCAAGTTTCTGGGGTATAGGGTGGAGGTGGGTGTGGTCCACGTGGGCCGCAGGAGGGTGAGGGTGGGGGCCTTCCCCATCGGCATAAATTTCGAGATGTTTCACAACTCGGCTCTCAGCCCCGACGTGCAGACGGCTGCGGAGGAGCTGAGGCAGAGGCTGAGGGGGCTGAAGATAGTCTTCTCCATCGACAGGCTGGACTACACCAAGGGGGTCATCAACAGGGTGAGGGCGTGGGAGCGCTTTCTCCGCGAGCACCCGGAGTGGCGTAGGAGGGCAACCTTCGTGCTGGTGGTGGTGCCGTCGAGGACTGGGGTTCCGCAGTACGACGCGATGAAGAGGGAGATTGAGAGGGAGGTGGGGAGGATCAACGGGGAGCTGGGGGAGGTGGACTGGGTGCCCATTATCTACATCTCCCGGTTCATCCCAACGCCCACCCTACACGCCCTCTACAACGTGGCTGACGTCGCCCTCATCACCCCGCTGAGGGACGGGATGAACCTCGTGTCGAAGGAGTACGTCGCCTCTAGGAGGGACTGCAGAGGGGTCCTCATCCTCAGTGAGACGGCCGGGGCGGCCCACGAGCTTGTGGAGGCCCTCATCGTCAATCCCAACGACGAGAGCGCCATGGTGGAGGCCATAGCGAGGGCCCTCTCCATGGAGCCGGAGGAGCAGTGCAGGAGGCTGAGGGCGATGCAGGAGAGGATTCGGCAAAACGACGTGGTGAAGTGGGCTGTGGACTTCATAAAAGCGACGGTGGAGGCATACGGCGAGGCTAGAGAGGCCGCCGCCTCGGCGACCGCGGCTCTCCTCGACGGCGAAGCCGCGGCGCAAGTTGCGGAGGCCTTCAGACGGGCCGGGAAGAGGCTCCTCATCCTGGACTACGACGGGACGCTGGTGCCGCACTACCCATACGCCTACCAAGCCGTCCCCGACGGAGCCCTCCTCTCCCTCCTCAAAGACCTCGCCTCTCTGCCGGGGACGGCTGTGGCGGTGGTGAGCGGGAGGCCGAGGGAGTTTCTCGAGGCGTGGCTGGGCGCGCTCCCCCTGTACTTCGTGGCGGAGCACGGAGCTTTTGTCAAAGAGCCCGGCGGGGGGTGGCGCCAGTTCTATCCCATAGACACTGGGTGGAAGACTGCGGTGAAGAGGGTAATGGAGGAATACACATTGAGGACGCCGGGCTCATATGTTGAGGAGAAGGAAACCGCCGTGGTTTGGCACTATAGAAATGTGGAACCGGAAGTGGGCGAGCAGGCGGCGCAGAGGCTTGTAGAGGCGCTGTCCGGCCTCCTGCAGGGCGCCCCCGCGATTGTGGTAAGGGGTAGTAAGGTGGTTGAGGTGAGGCCGGCCGGTGTGAACAAGGGCGCGGCGGCTAAGTGGCTAATTGAACAACTGCGCCCCGACTTTGTCCTCGTGGCGGGGGACGACGCCACGGACGAGGACATGTTCAGAGAGGTCCCCGGAGAGGCGTATACTGTGAAGGTGGGGAGGGGAGACACTGCGGCGAGGTTCTACGTCCCGACGTACAAACGGCTTAGGGAGCTTCTCCACAGCTTGAGAAAGGCGGCGGCTACTTCAGCCTAG
- a CDS encoding glycosyltransferase yields the protein MNFVVVAPQSSHWEDSHRAAAILVKALRRIGHEAWLVTSVYHDGEPAVDPEVVEKSEEGFVEVEKDVSGVPTIRVLSAKSMLSPGAVTLRSFSKILAAIDRRRGVDAVVVFSSFWNGPEEAAKWVTIKKMLAQSGEVGRPPALVYIPIYPTGVHGISPVEAVSRSIWSTLNLPHILRQAAAVVVSCREEVEAIRQLRAPADRIIEGKWWIDPDYPEALAAAGRLPHLEGFELVVSYAGPLTDEKNVRALVKLAERMPQVAVAVVGRGEAAAWLRREAARRRNLVLMEDPSAVVPVAKSSLLGVDLSIHEPMGIRALEYLYAGTPYAASPTSRAACHITDGVDGARLRNPEDLEGVARLVSTLAKKPELREEMGRHGRRKTENLLAIRLAETLVARLK from the coding sequence ATGAACTTTGTTGTTGTTGCCCCCCAAAGCTCCCACTGGGAGGATTCCCACAGAGCGGCGGCGATACTTGTCAAGGCGTTGCGCCGGATAGGCCACGAGGCTTGGTTGGTGACAAGCGTCTACCACGATGGCGAGCCCGCCGTGGACCCCGAGGTGGTGGAGAAGAGCGAGGAGGGCTTCGTCGAGGTGGAGAAAGACGTCTCGGGAGTCCCCACCATCCGGGTCCTCAGCGCTAAGTCTATGCTCTCGCCGGGCGCGGTGACGTTGAGAAGCTTCTCTAAAATCCTCGCCGCAATAGATAGAAGACGCGGGGTAGATGCCGTGGTGGTTTTCTCAAGCTTCTGGAACGGCCCGGAGGAGGCGGCTAAGTGGGTAACTATAAAAAAGATGCTGGCCCAGTCGGGGGAGGTGGGGAGGCCGCCAGCCCTCGTCTACATACCCATATACCCCACGGGGGTCCACGGCATCAGCCCCGTGGAGGCGGTCTCTAGGAGTATATGGTCCACCCTAAACCTCCCCCACATCCTTAGACAGGCGGCGGCTGTCGTCGTGAGCTGTAGAGAAGAGGTGGAGGCCATTAGACAGCTCCGCGCCCCGGCCGACAGAATTATAGAAGGGAAGTGGTGGATTGACCCGGACTACCCTGAGGCCCTCGCCGCCGCCGGGAGGTTGCCCCATTTAGAGGGCTTTGAGCTGGTGGTGTCCTACGCCGGGCCGCTTACAGATGAGAAAAACGTCAGGGCGCTGGTTAAGCTGGCCGAGAGGATGCCCCAGGTGGCCGTGGCCGTTGTGGGCCGAGGAGAAGCCGCGGCGTGGCTCCGAAGGGAGGCCGCGAGGAGGAGAAACCTCGTCTTGATGGAGGACCCCTCGGCGGTTGTCCCGGTGGCCAAGAGCTCCCTACTTGGGGTGGATCTCTCGATCCACGAGCCCATGGGGATTAGAGCGCTGGAGTACCTCTACGCCGGGACGCCGTACGCCGCGTCTCCCACCTCAAGAGCCGCCTGCCATATCACAGACGGCGTCGACGGCGCAAGGCTGAGAAACCCCGAGGACCTAGAGGGCGTCGCCCGACTCGTCTCCACGCTGGCTAAGAAGCCAGAGCTGAGGGAGGAGATGGGGAGGCACGGGAGGAGGAAGACAGAAAACTTGCTCGCCATCAGACTCGCCGAGACGCTCGTAGCTAGGCTGAAGTAG
- a CDS encoding radical SAM protein, with protein sequence MPVYSWPRPLYRPDEGLLGEPNVKESTYARREGGTVVCTLCHRKCRLSHGAVGACGMRFNLGGRLYTAAYGLLTAAESRPMEIKPLYHFYPGTSALTISSWGCNFPCAWCQNWHISKRAIPRGVYVPPEKVVEWALENGDSGVNISFNEPTLLAEYAEDLFKLATARGLHASINTNGYLTEEAVERLAAAGMAAMNVDLKGGRGTYRRWLAADLDKLLNTARRAKSLGVHVEFTYLVIPGVNDGEAEEVLEAAASFGRETPLHITAYHPAHMFTNPPTPPDLVDALWRRARRELDFVYVGNIPGHPGQHTYCPNCGYPVIKRAGDRAVKIELSGGKCPRCGRELPIVGRPGRYGRLYRSFI encoded by the coding sequence GTGCCAGTGTACTCCTGGCCCCGCCCGCTCTACAGGCCGGATGAGGGGTTGCTAGGGGAGCCCAACGTCAAGGAGTCGACCTATGCCCGGCGCGAGGGCGGCACGGTTGTGTGCACCCTATGCCACAGGAAGTGCAGACTTAGCCACGGCGCCGTGGGGGCCTGCGGCATGCGTTTCAACCTAGGGGGGAGGCTCTACACTGCGGCCTACGGCCTCTTGACCGCCGCCGAGTCTAGGCCGATGGAAATCAAGCCTCTCTACCACTTCTACCCAGGAACCTCCGCCCTAACGATCAGCAGCTGGGGGTGCAACTTCCCATGCGCGTGGTGCCAGAACTGGCACATATCGAAAAGGGCGATCCCCCGCGGCGTCTACGTGCCGCCGGAGAAGGTGGTGGAGTGGGCTTTGGAAAACGGCGACTCGGGGGTCAACATAAGCTTCAACGAGCCCACCCTCCTCGCCGAGTACGCCGAGGATCTCTTCAAGCTCGCCACCGCCAGGGGGCTACACGCCTCTATAAACACCAACGGCTACCTAACCGAGGAGGCCGTGGAGAGGCTCGCGGCGGCTGGGATGGCCGCGATGAACGTAGATCTGAAGGGGGGCCGCGGGACGTATAGGAGGTGGCTGGCCGCAGATTTAGACAAGCTTCTCAACACCGCCCGCCGCGCCAAGTCGCTGGGTGTCCACGTGGAGTTCACATACCTCGTGATCCCGGGAGTTAACGACGGGGAGGCGGAGGAGGTGCTGGAGGCCGCCGCCTCCTTTGGGAGGGAGACGCCTCTCCACATCACCGCCTACCACCCAGCCCACATGTTCACAAACCCCCCGACGCCCCCCGACCTTGTGGACGCCCTCTGGCGCCGCGCCAGGAGGGAGCTGGATTTTGTATACGTCGGCAACATACCGGGCCACCCCGGTCAGCACACCTACTGCCCCAACTGCGGCTACCCGGTGATAAAACGGGCGGGTGATCGGGCTGTCAAGATAGAGCTGAGTGGCGGCAAGTGTCCGAGGTGCGGCCGGGAGTTGCCCATAGTGGGGAGGCCGGGGCGCTACGGCAGGCTGTACAGATCCTTCATATAG
- a CDS encoding FtsX-like permease family protein encodes MMSEVARLAWKALWERRGRTIGAIVGVVIAFTALSYALLLGQTFKDYTTRYFTSNFQTNVLYVTGGQFTDADVDALSRIDGVELAVPIAAARGVVRIPGASGQIPATVYGVDPALVRRLLPETALYDGELVVASNLVLVGYFVAFDRSTGQQRASVGSPISLTLGRRALSAVVSGILASGMLGFIDTSRSVVMDLSAFRQTTGITSYSTVMLFLRNPSLADAVANEVRASFPNVDVISPQAVLQTINSFLTSFQLFLGLIAGVSTVITALWLYDTMSISVVQRTKEIGILRAIGFKKRHVMGMFLMEALIIAAIGVAVGMALLIPLAQSGIPFMSTTQQQQAPRGGLSAHPPFSSITSLELDPLLITATAALVIAINLAGAFLPAYRAGRIDIVSALRYE; translated from the coding sequence ATGATGAGTGAAGTGGCTCGGCTAGCTTGGAAAGCGCTGTGGGAAAGGAGGGGCCGCACCATCGGCGCCATCGTGGGGGTAGTCATAGCCTTTACGGCGCTGAGCTACGCTCTATTGCTGGGGCAGACCTTCAAGGACTACACCACGCGCTACTTCACCTCAAACTTCCAGACAAATGTCCTGTACGTCACCGGGGGGCAGTTCACAGACGCCGACGTAGATGCCCTCTCTAGGATTGATGGTGTAGAGCTGGCGGTGCCCATCGCGGCGGCCCGGGGGGTCGTGAGGATACCTGGCGCCTCTGGGCAGATCCCGGCGACTGTATACGGCGTCGATCCGGCGCTGGTTAGACGGCTCCTCCCAGAGACGGCGCTTTACGACGGGGAGCTCGTCGTGGCGTCTAATCTAGTGCTGGTGGGGTACTTCGTAGCCTTTGACAGATCCACTGGCCAGCAGAGGGCCTCCGTGGGATCCCCCATCTCGCTGACGCTGGGGAGGAGGGCACTGTCGGCGGTGGTCTCCGGTATACTAGCGTCCGGGATGCTTGGCTTCATAGACACGTCACGGAGCGTGGTTATGGACCTCTCCGCGTTCCGACAGACCACCGGCATCACTAGCTACAGCACGGTGATGCTCTTCCTAAGAAACCCCTCTCTGGCAGACGCCGTGGCCAACGAGGTCAGGGCCAGCTTCCCCAACGTAGATGTAATTTCGCCGCAGGCGGTGTTGCAGACTATTAACAGCTTCCTAACCTCCTTCCAGCTCTTCCTCGGCCTCATCGCGGGGGTCAGCACGGTCATAACGGCGCTGTGGCTCTACGACACTATGTCTATAAGCGTCGTGCAGAGAACCAAGGAAATTGGGATCCTCAGAGCCATCGGCTTCAAGAAGAGGCATGTAATGGGGATGTTTCTAATGGAGGCGTTGATAATAGCCGCGATAGGCGTCGCAGTGGGCATGGCCCTCCTGATCCCACTCGCCCAGAGCGGCATCCCCTTCATGTCCACCACACAGCAACAGCAGGCGCCGAGGGGCGGCCTCTCCGCCCACCCACCCTTCTCCTCCATAACGTCGCTGGAGCTAGACCCCCTCCTCATCACGGCAACCGCGGCTTTGGTAATCGCCATAAATCTGGCGGGCGCCTTCCTACCGGCGTACCGGGCGGGGAGGATAGACATCGTCTCCGCCTTGAGGTATGAGTAA
- a CDS encoding winged helix-turn-helix domain-containing protein, translated as MARKRRSRLEIVVDILNVLSRGCKKPTHIATEANLAYDRMAKIIEELVDRGLVSVRNSEFCITPQGLKMLETYRQWRRFLDAMGL; from the coding sequence ATGGCTCGGAAAAGGAGAAGTAGGCTTGAGATCGTTGTTGACATCCTCAACGTGTTGTCCAGAGGCTGTAAAAAGCCGACGCACATAGCCACCGAGGCGAACCTCGCCTACGACCGAATGGCGAAGATAATTGAGGAGCTCGTGGATCGGGGACTAGTATCTGTACGCAATAGCGAATTCTGCATAACCCCTCAGGGGTTAAAAATGCTGGAGACTTACCGCCAGTGGCGCCGATTCCTAGACGCTATGGGCCTCTGA
- a CDS encoding ABC transporter substrate-binding protein translates to MRSLFVLLVLAALALSATILTRADQASIDAALPLLQRYLPDVKLVPADPTQWRALIDRGGVDFLWAGAPVLYEALYREGYLAPMPDVPELRQLPERLGDIPLKRVGPDGRVYYVVYGLLGYVIGYNPQALAKAGARPVCSWRGLASPNLTKYYLETGVKSLAIARPTKSTSSAAMMQLVTEIYGWEEGWRYLASMAAVARFVDSSGAVRDVVKRGEALFGPMVDYYVFIAGLDYCIPTDGTDILFDPVAVPRGANMTTAALLTRIFLTDMEKRLVDRYILPGNPAVLDSPDVNKTKAAVLKKHLQKLMEAKVLAVPPEKSASYYYSFIYYYEATLVDLQDLLTDVWTRAVQAYLAGKITETQLRDIWRLLGAPVNFTDPDTGARRTFTYQVAVEINDKVGRDPAYRDKVYQAWREGARERYQRAAQLLDSYISAVNTKQTQPQQVAQQVNTQQNTALIIIVSVLAVLAVVILFIKRIR, encoded by the coding sequence ATGCGGAGCCTATTTGTACTACTCGTATTAGCCGCCTTGGCTCTCTCGGCCACTATTTTGACTAGGGCGGATCAGGCCTCTATAGACGCCGCCCTGCCCCTCTTACAGAGGTACCTGCCCGACGTCAAGCTCGTGCCGGCCGACCCCACCCAGTGGAGGGCGTTGATTGACCGCGGCGGTGTGGACTTCCTCTGGGCCGGGGCGCCGGTGCTTTACGAGGCGCTGTATAGAGAGGGGTACCTCGCCCCCATGCCCGACGTCCCGGAGCTGAGGCAACTCCCCGAGCGGCTGGGGGACATCCCGCTGAAGAGGGTGGGGCCCGACGGCAGGGTGTACTACGTGGTGTACGGCCTCCTCGGCTACGTAATTGGCTACAACCCCCAGGCTCTGGCTAAGGCCGGGGCGAGGCCGGTCTGTAGCTGGCGGGGCCTCGCGTCTCCCAACCTCACTAAGTATTATCTAGAGACTGGGGTGAAGTCGTTGGCCATTGCGAGGCCTACCAAGTCCACCTCCTCAGCCGCGATGATGCAGTTGGTCACCGAGATCTACGGGTGGGAGGAGGGGTGGCGCTACCTGGCGTCTATGGCCGCGGTAGCCCGCTTCGTGGACTCCAGCGGCGCCGTTAGGGACGTGGTGAAGAGGGGAGAGGCGCTTTTCGGCCCCATGGTGGACTACTACGTCTTCATAGCTGGGCTCGACTACTGCATACCTACAGACGGCACAGACATACTCTTCGACCCCGTGGCGGTGCCCCGCGGCGCTAACATGACGACTGCGGCTCTATTGACGCGGATATTCCTCACCGACATGGAGAAGCGCCTCGTGGATAGGTATATCCTCCCCGGCAACCCTGCCGTGCTGGACTCCCCAGACGTCAACAAGACGAAGGCCGCCGTCTTAAAGAAGCACCTGCAGAAGCTCATGGAGGCCAAGGTCCTCGCCGTCCCGCCGGAGAAGAGCGCCTCGTACTACTACTCCTTTATCTACTACTACGAGGCCACCTTGGTGGACCTCCAAGACCTCCTCACAGACGTCTGGACGAGGGCGGTCCAGGCCTACCTAGCGGGGAAGATCACAGAGACCCAGCTCCGCGACATATGGCGGTTGCTGGGCGCCCCCGTCAACTTCACAGATCCCGACACGGGGGCGAGGAGGACATTTACCTACCAGGTGGCTGTGGAGATAAACGACAAGGTGGGGAGGGACCCCGCGTACAGAGACAAGGTTTACCAGGCGTGGCGTGAGGGGGCAAGAGAGAGGTACCAGAGAGCGGCCCAGCTCCTCGATAGCTACATATCAGCGGTTAACACAAAGCAAACACAGCCTCAGCAAGTTGCGCAACAGGTCAATACTCAACAGAACACTGCATTGATAATCATAGTGTCTGTACTTGCAGTATTGGCAGTTGTTATTTTATTTATTAAGAGAATCAGATAG
- a CDS encoding acetyl-CoA C-acetyltransferase, which translates to MSTVGRRLDNVYIVAFARTAFTRFSRKEPQRDDFWDLRPEEIAAAPVKALLERTGVKPGDVEELLTGSALPVGEQWLYGGRHVVFAAKLPYTIPAAHIDRQCASSMTTVGYGAMEVATGMADIVIAGGVEKMSKTPMYENPHIEINPKFLTDEEYVRLYNLPIGYVMGLTAERLAEVSGIRREEMDAWSLRSHRRAAEAYEKGYFRDEIIPIAVEKDGQKKVVDRDQAVRPDTTLEALAKLPPAFKPDGVITAGNSSPLNSGAAYVMLASGEAVRRYGLQPLAKVRAVAFAGVPPEVMGMGPVPASRKALEKAGLSVKQIGRWEINEAFAVVTLYAIKELGLDPETVNTRGGAIAIGHPLGATGARIIGTLARQMQIDGVDYGVATLCVGGGQGAAIVLERV; encoded by the coding sequence ATGTCTACTGTTGGGAGGAGGCTGGACAACGTCTACATCGTCGCCTTCGCCAGAACCGCCTTTACGAGGTTTTCAAGGAAGGAGCCGCAGAGAGACGACTTCTGGGATCTGCGGCCTGAGGAGATAGCCGCGGCGCCGGTCAAGGCCCTCCTGGAGAGGACGGGGGTGAAGCCCGGCGACGTGGAGGAGCTTCTCACAGGCTCTGCGCTTCCGGTTGGGGAGCAGTGGCTCTACGGCGGGAGGCACGTGGTCTTCGCCGCCAAGCTACCATACACAATACCCGCCGCCCACATCGACAGGCAGTGCGCCTCTTCTATGACCACAGTGGGGTACGGCGCGATGGAGGTGGCCACAGGCATGGCCGATATCGTAATCGCAGGGGGCGTGGAGAAGATGTCCAAAACCCCGATGTACGAAAACCCCCACATAGAGATAAACCCCAAATTCCTAACAGACGAGGAGTACGTGAGGCTCTACAACCTCCCCATAGGCTACGTCATGGGGCTAACCGCGGAGCGGCTGGCCGAGGTATCCGGCATAAGGCGGGAGGAGATGGACGCCTGGTCGCTGAGGAGCCACAGAAGGGCGGCTGAGGCCTACGAAAAGGGGTACTTCAGAGACGAGATCATCCCCATAGCCGTGGAGAAGGACGGGCAGAAGAAGGTCGTGGACAGAGACCAGGCTGTGAGGCCCGACACGACGCTGGAGGCCCTGGCCAAGCTCCCGCCTGCCTTCAAGCCGGATGGGGTGATAACTGCGGGCAACTCCTCGCCGCTTAACTCCGGCGCGGCGTATGTCATGCTGGCCTCCGGGGAGGCTGTGAGGAGGTACGGCCTCCAGCCGCTGGCCAAGGTGAGGGCGGTGGCCTTCGCAGGCGTGCCGCCGGAGGTTATGGGCATGGGGCCGGTCCCCGCGTCGAGGAAGGCGCTGGAGAAGGCGGGGCTCTCCGTAAAGCAGATCGGCAGGTGGGAGATAAACGAGGCGTTCGCCGTAGTCACGCTCTACGCAATAAAGGAGCTCGGCCTCGACCCGGAGACCGTAAACACGAGGGGAGGCGCCATAGCCATCGGCCACCCCCTGGGGGCCACCGGGGCCAGGATAATAGGGACCTTGGCTAGGCAGATGCAGATAGACGGGGTGGACTACGGCGTGGCCACCCTCTGCGTAGGCGGAGGGCAAGGCGCCGCGATTGTACTGGAGAGGGTATAA